One region of Tachysurus fulvidraco isolate hzauxx_2018 chromosome 9, HZAU_PFXX_2.0, whole genome shotgun sequence genomic DNA includes:
- the uts1 gene encoding urotensin 1, with product MKPVSSVLLIAAVLFSTHIPPSICRPRDLTLFDRHEYKNQLDEVLLRGGKGEEMPFFRGGNSRWYAQRNASRSPTFPSLNSLEELVGLTKRNDDPPISIDLTFHLLRNMIEMARNENQREQAELNRKYLDEVGK from the coding sequence ATGAAGCCTGTCTCCTCTGTCTTGTTAATAGCGGCTGTCTTATTTTCCACTCACATTCCCCCAAGTATATGTAGACCACGGGATTTAACCCTCTTTGACCGCCATGAGTACAAGAACCAGCTGGATGAAGTTTTGCTCAGAGGTGGAAAGGGCGAGGAAATGCCCTTCTTCCGCGGTGGAAACAGTCGATGGTACGCGCAAAGAAACGCGTCGCGCTCCCCAACTTTTCCCAGCCTGAACAGTTTGGAGGAGCTTGTGGGTTTGACTAAGAGGAATGACGATCCGCCCATATCGATCGATCTCACCTTTCATCTGTTGCGCAATATGATCGAAATGGCGCGTAACGAGAATCAGAGAGAACAGGCAGAACTGAACCGCAAATATCTGGACGAAGTCGGGAAGTAA
- the LOC113635430 gene encoding dynein regulatory complex subunit 4-like isoform X2 — translation MPPKKTAGKSVKGKAMNEVNGLSTDNMSTKQLKEQIIQLREELEKERKECNYFQLERDKIHTFWEITKEQLEEKKAELRMKEIEMVEAEESHQAEIKLFNQKFKQLQYGRQTHITKLKPEEVVATKLQEKKQIDLENEVRRRTRGLTMYMQEQKFSYEYYINDLKLSHDNEISKLLSKFEMNVQEIEAGYERKLKKQREEQDLRCKTECHEIIRKKTIHYSTLIKNHDKAFTDMKNYYNEVNRVNVEHISSLQKQVEEMKKTENRLKRELAQVREQNKRLIEPLKKATEEASELKKQLAKHNVDKAKLAEVTTSLKIVEKELRNLKWEQVVLEEAFDRVQQERDELYEKFNENS, via the exons ATG CCTCCAAAAAAGACCGCGGGAAAGTCTGTGAAAGGAAAGGCTATGAACGAAGTCAATGGACTTTCTACAGACAACATGTCAACTAAACAG CTGAAAGAACAGATTATCCAGCTGCGTGAGGAGCTGGAGAAGGAGCGAAAAGAGTGCAATTACTTCCAGCTTGAGAGAGATAAAATACACACTTTCTGGGAGATCACCAAAGAGCAACTGGAGGAGAAGAAAGCTGAACTTAGGATGAAGGAGATTGAAATGGTAGAAGCTGAAGAGAGTCATCAGGCTGAAATCAAG TTGTTCAATCAGAAATTTAAACAGTTGCAGTATGGACGACAAACCCATATAACAAAACTTAAGCCAGAAGAAGTGGTTGCCACCAAACTTCAGGAGAAAAAGCAGATAGACCTGGAGAATGAGGTGCGGAGAAGAACGCGCGGACTGACAATGTATATGCAAGAACAGAAGTTCTCCTATGAGTACTACATAAATGACCTAAAACTG AGCCACGATAATGAAATCTCCAAGTTGTTAAGTAAATTTGAGATGAACGTACAAG AAATCGAGGCTGGATATGAGAGGAAGTTGAAAAAACAGCGAGAGGAGCAAGACCTGAGGTGCAAGACTGAGTGCCATGAAATCATTCGAAAGAAAACCATCCATTACAGCACACTGATAAAGAACCACGACAAAGCGTTCACTGATATGAAGAACTATTACAATGAAGTGAATCGTGTGAATGTCGAGCATATCAGCTCACTTCAG AAGCAAgtggaggagatgaagaagACTGAGAATAGGTTAAAGAGAGAGTTGGCTCAGGTGCGGGAGCAGAATAAGCGATTGATTGAGCCACTGAAGAAAGCCACAGAGGAAGCATCGGAGCTAAAGAAGCAGCTCGCAAAACATAACGTGGACAAAGCCAAACTAGCC gAAGTTACTACAAGTCTCAAAATTGTGGAGAAAGAGCTGAGAAACCTTAAATGGGAGCAGGTAGTGCTGGAGGAGGCATTTGatagg GTGCAGCAGGAACGTGATGAACTATACGAGAAGTTCAACGAGAACTCTTAA
- the LOC113635430 gene encoding dynein regulatory complex subunit 4-like isoform X1 — translation MFKPPKKTAGKSVKGKAMNEVNGLSTDNMSTKQLKEQIIQLREELEKERKECNYFQLERDKIHTFWEITKEQLEEKKAELRMKEIEMVEAEESHQAEIKLFNQKFKQLQYGRQTHITKLKPEEVVATKLQEKKQIDLENEVRRRTRGLTMYMQEQKFSYEYYINDLKLSHDNEISKLLSKFEMNVQEIEAGYERKLKKQREEQDLRCKTECHEIIRKKTIHYSTLIKNHDKAFTDMKNYYNEVNRVNVEHISSLQKQVEEMKKTENRLKRELAQVREQNKRLIEPLKKATEEASELKKQLAKHNVDKAKLAEVTTSLKIVEKELRNLKWEQVVLEEAFDRVQQERDELYEKFNENS, via the exons ATGTTTAAGCCTCCAAAAAAGACCGCGGGAAAGTCTGTGAAAGGAAAGGCTATGAACGAAGTCAATGGACTTTCTACAGACAACATGTCAACTAAACAG CTGAAAGAACAGATTATCCAGCTGCGTGAGGAGCTGGAGAAGGAGCGAAAAGAGTGCAATTACTTCCAGCTTGAGAGAGATAAAATACACACTTTCTGGGAGATCACCAAAGAGCAACTGGAGGAGAAGAAAGCTGAACTTAGGATGAAGGAGATTGAAATGGTAGAAGCTGAAGAGAGTCATCAGGCTGAAATCAAG TTGTTCAATCAGAAATTTAAACAGTTGCAGTATGGACGACAAACCCATATAACAAAACTTAAGCCAGAAGAAGTGGTTGCCACCAAACTTCAGGAGAAAAAGCAGATAGACCTGGAGAATGAGGTGCGGAGAAGAACGCGCGGACTGACAATGTATATGCAAGAACAGAAGTTCTCCTATGAGTACTACATAAATGACCTAAAACTG AGCCACGATAATGAAATCTCCAAGTTGTTAAGTAAATTTGAGATGAACGTACAAG AAATCGAGGCTGGATATGAGAGGAAGTTGAAAAAACAGCGAGAGGAGCAAGACCTGAGGTGCAAGACTGAGTGCCATGAAATCATTCGAAAGAAAACCATCCATTACAGCACACTGATAAAGAACCACGACAAAGCGTTCACTGATATGAAGAACTATTACAATGAAGTGAATCGTGTGAATGTCGAGCATATCAGCTCACTTCAG AAGCAAgtggaggagatgaagaagACTGAGAATAGGTTAAAGAGAGAGTTGGCTCAGGTGCGGGAGCAGAATAAGCGATTGATTGAGCCACTGAAGAAAGCCACAGAGGAAGCATCGGAGCTAAAGAAGCAGCTCGCAAAACATAACGTGGACAAAGCCAAACTAGCC gAAGTTACTACAAGTCTCAAAATTGTGGAGAAAGAGCTGAGAAACCTTAAATGGGAGCAGGTAGTGCTGGAGGAGGCATTTGatagg GTGCAGCAGGAACGTGATGAACTATACGAGAAGTTCAACGAGAACTCTTAA
- the LOC113635454 gene encoding dynein regulatory complex subunit 4-like → MPPKKSKTGDKTAKQPPKKAGGKAAKGKVTTEFSGLPTDTMSIPQLEERIIQLREELEKEQKERNYFQLERDKIYTFWEITKEQLEEKKAELMTKELEIEEAEQCHQAETKLFNQKVKHLQFEQQTHIAKLKAEEVVATKLQEKEQIDLETELRRKMRGLTMDMQEQKLSYENYIKNLNLSHDNEITRLRSKFEKKVQEIEAGYERKLKKQREEQDLRRKTECHEIIQRKTIHSNTLIKNHDKAFTDMKNYYNEVNRVSVNHIGSLQEQVEEMKKTENRLKREVAQVREQNKRLVEPLQKATEEASELKKQLAVHNVDKAKLARVRTRLKAVEKELKDLKMEHVVLEEAFIMVQQKRDDLNKKFNKVTLELQQKNGFKNLLLEKKLNTLNDIVEAKETQLNEIRYMRNLVETMKADIEKGSSYLDQPKMLKYHYMTLQKRYPLNEENAGKVPITNIPGEVTEEITRVDRVGQVTAPGNGDSSKIPDTDRGPSS, encoded by the exons atg CCTCCAAAAAAGTCCAAGACCGGAGACAAAACGGCTAAACAG CCGCCAAAAAAGGCCGGCGGAAAGGCTGCGAAAGGAAAGGTCACGACCGAATTCAGTGGGCTTCCCACAGACACCATGTCGATTCCACAG CTAGAAGAACGGATTATCCAGCTGCGTGAGGAGCTGGAGAAGGAGCAAAAAGAGCGCAATTACTTCCAGCTTGAGAGAGATAAAATATACACCTTTTGGGAGATCACCAAAGAGCAACTGGAGGAGAAGAAAGCTGAACTTATGACGAAGGAACTTGAAATCGAAGAAGCTGAACAATGTCATCAGGCTGAAACCAAG TTGTTCAATCAGAAGGTTAAACACTTGCAGTTTGAACAACAAACCCATATAGCAAAACTTAAGGCAGAAGAAGTGGTTGCCACCAAACTCCAGGAGAAAGAGCAGATAGACCTGGAGACTGAGCTGCGGAGAAAAATGCGCGGACTGACAATGGATATGCAAGAACAGAAGCTCTCCTATGAGAACTACATAAAAAATCTCAACCTG AGCCATGATAATGAAATCACCAGGTTGAGAAGTAAATTTGAAAAGAAAGTACAAG AAATCGAGGCTGGATATGAGAGGAAGTTGAAAAAACAACGAGAGGAGCAAGACCTGAGGCGCAAGACTGAGTGCCATGAAATCATTCAAAGGAAAACCATCCACTCCAACACACTGATAAAGAACCACGACAAAGCGTTCACTGATATGAAGAACTATTACAATGAAGTGAATCGTGTGAGTGTCAACCATATCGGCTCACTTCAG GAGCAAGTGGAGGAAATGAAGAAGACTGAGAATAGGTTAAAGAGAGAGGTGGCTCAGGTGCGGGAGCAGAATAAGCGATTGGTTGAGCCGCTGCAGAAAGCCACGGAGGAAGCATCGGAGCTAAAGAAGCAGCTTGCAGTCCATAACGTGGACAAAGCCAAACTAGCC AGAGTGAGAACACGTCTGAAAGCTGTGGAGAAAGAGCTGAAGGACCTGAAAATGGAGCATGTAGTGCTGGAGGAGGCGTTCATTatg GTGCAGCAAAAGCGCGATGATCTAAATAAGAAGTTCAACAAGGTCACCCTGGAGCTGCAGCAGAAAAACGGCTTTAAGAACCTGCTTCTGGAGAAGAAACTGAACACTCTTAATGACATCGTGGAGGCAAAAGAAACACAGCTTAATGAG ATCAGATACATGAGAAATCTGGTGGAAACTATGAAAGCTGACATCGAAAAGGGCTCATCCTACCTGGATCAGCCGAAGATGCTGAAATATCACTACATGACACTCCAGAAACGCTACCCCCTTAACGAAGAAAATGCGGGGAAAGTGCCGAT CACCAATATTCCTGGAGAAGTCACTGAAGAAATCACAAGAGTCGATAGGGTTGGTCAAGTTACAGCACCTGGAAATGGAGACTCTagcaagatcccggatacagatCGTGGCCCATCTTCATAA
- the LOC113635506 gene encoding gastrula zinc finger protein XlCGF7.1-like, protein MGVVVFDNEWCPVVPCCPFTRMELELTNIQQSSSCSNIARRHVKKEIHRCSLCGMNFSRKGNLQQHQHIHTGEKPHHCSDCGMRFSLKYTLQRHQRIHTGEKPYFCSECGMSFSQKSNLHQHQHIHKEEKPYRCFECGMSFSQKCNLLPHQRTHTGEKPFQCSACGMSFSQRTALQQHQRIHTGDKPYHCSDCGKSFSWKSNFLRHQRIHTGVKPYYCSECGMSFSHMSTLQQHQHVHTGVKPFHCSDCGMRFSWKNNLYRHQRSHTGVKP, encoded by the coding sequence ATAACGAGTGGTGTCCTGTTGTCCCCTGCTGTCCATTCACTAGAATGGAGCTTGAACTCACCAACATCCAACAAAGCTCATCTTGCAGTAACATCGCACGCAGacatgtaaagaaagaaattcaccGCTGCTCACTGTGTGGGATGAATTTCAGTCGCAAGGGAAATCTTCAGCAACATCAGCACATTCATACAGGAGAGAAGCCACATCACTGCTCTGACTGTGGAATGAGGTTCAGTCTGAAATATACACTCCAACGGCACCAGCGTATTCACACAGGTGAAAAGCCATATTTCTGCTCAGAATGTGGGATGAGTTTCAGCCAGAAAAGTAATCTCCACCAACACCAGCATATTCACAAGGAAGAGAAGCCATACCGCTGCTTCGAATGTGGGATGAGTTTCAGTCAGAAGTGTAATCTCCTACCTCACCAGCGCactcacacaggagagaagccattTCAGTGCTCAGCATGTGGGATGAGTTTTAGTCAGAGGACAGCTCTCCAACagcaccagcgcattcacacaggagacaAGCCATATCACTGCTCAGACTGTGGGAAGAGTTTCAGTTGGAAGAGCAATTTCCTAcgacaccagcgcattcacacaggagtgAAGCCATATTACTGTTCAGAGTGTGGGATGAGCTTCAGTCACATGAGTACTTTACAACAGCACCAGCACGTTCACACAGGAGTGAAGCCGTTTCACTGTTCAGACTGTGGGATGCGTTTCAGTTGGAAGAATAATCTCTATCGACACCAGCGCAGTCACACAGGAGTGAAGCCGTAA